One window of the Arthrobacter sp. zg-Y919 genome contains the following:
- the guaB gene encoding IMP dehydrogenase has translation MSQQYPEHDPFGFVGLTYDDVLLLPGPTDVIPSEADTSSRLSKRITVQTPLLSAAMDTVTESRMAIAMARQGGLGVIHRNLSIADQAEHVDRVKRSESGMITNPVTISPDATLLELDDLCAHFRVSGLPVVDADNTLLGIVTNRDTRFIPRSDYPNRKVEEVMTRMPLITGRVGISAEETMELLGKNRIEKLPLVDDAGKLQGLITVKDFDKAEQYPLATKDDEGRLRVGAAIGFFGDGYERAMSMVEAGVDILVVDTANGHSAGVLEMIARLKKDPAAAHVDIIGGQAATREGAQALIDAGADAIKVGVGPGSICTTRVVAGVGVPQITAIYEASKAAIPAGVPLIADGGLQYSGDIGKAIVAGADTVMLGGLLAGSAESPGDLVFVNGKQFKSYRGMGSLGAMQSRGKNTSYSKDRYFQADVPSDEKLIPEGIEGQVPYRGPLSAVAHQLVGGLRQTMFYTGARTIPELKAKGKFVRITPAGLKESHPHDIMMTAEAPNYGRR, from the coding sequence TTGAGCCAGCAGTACCCAGAACATGATCCGTTCGGCTTCGTCGGCCTGACCTACGACGACGTCCTCCTGCTGCCCGGCCCCACGGATGTTATCCCTTCCGAAGCCGACACCAGCTCACGGCTGTCCAAACGCATCACGGTTCAGACCCCGCTGCTCTCCGCCGCGATGGACACCGTGACCGAATCCCGGATGGCGATCGCCATGGCCCGCCAGGGCGGCCTCGGCGTCATCCACCGCAACCTTTCGATCGCCGACCAGGCCGAACACGTTGACCGGGTCAAGCGCAGTGAATCCGGCATGATCACCAACCCGGTGACGATTTCCCCCGACGCCACGTTGTTGGAACTCGACGACCTCTGCGCGCATTTCCGGGTCTCCGGGCTGCCGGTGGTTGACGCGGACAACACGCTGCTGGGCATTGTTACCAACCGCGACACCCGCTTCATTCCCCGTTCGGACTACCCGAACCGCAAGGTCGAAGAGGTCATGACCCGCATGCCGCTCATCACCGGCCGGGTCGGCATCAGCGCCGAAGAGACCATGGAGCTGCTGGGCAAGAACCGGATCGAGAAGCTGCCGTTGGTGGACGACGCCGGCAAGCTGCAGGGCCTGATCACCGTCAAGGACTTCGACAAGGCCGAGCAGTACCCGCTGGCGACCAAGGACGACGAGGGCCGGCTGCGTGTCGGTGCGGCCATCGGCTTCTTCGGCGACGGCTACGAGCGGGCCATGTCCATGGTCGAAGCCGGCGTCGACATCCTCGTCGTCGACACAGCCAACGGCCACAGCGCCGGCGTGCTGGAAATGATCGCCCGCCTCAAGAAGGACCCCGCCGCCGCGCACGTTGACATCATCGGCGGCCAGGCAGCCACCCGTGAGGGCGCCCAGGCACTGATCGACGCAGGCGCCGACGCCATCAAGGTAGGCGTCGGACCCGGTTCCATCTGCACCACCCGCGTGGTTGCCGGTGTGGGCGTTCCGCAGATCACCGCGATCTACGAAGCCTCCAAGGCAGCCATCCCCGCCGGTGTTCCGCTGATCGCCGACGGCGGCCTGCAGTACTCGGGCGACATCGGCAAGGCCATCGTGGCCGGCGCCGACACCGTGATGCTCGGCGGCCTGCTCGCCGGTTCGGCGGAAAGCCCGGGCGACCTGGTCTTCGTCAACGGCAAGCAGTTCAAGTCCTACCGCGGCATGGGCTCGCTGGGAGCCATGCAGTCCCGGGGCAAGAACACCTCCTACTCCAAGGACCGTTACTTCCAGGCCGACGTCCCCAGTGACGAGAAGCTGATTCCGGAAGGCATCGAGGGCCAGGTGCCCTACCGCGGCCCGCTGTCCGCCGTGGCGCACCAGCTGGTGGGCGGCCTGCGCCAGACCATGTTCTACACAGGCGCACGCACTATTCCCGAGCTCAAGGCCAAGGGCAAGTTCGTCCGGATCACACCGGCCGGCCTGAAGGAATCCCACCCGCACGACATCATGATGACGGCCGAGGCACCGAACTACGGCCGCCGGTAA